The Sedimentibacter sp. zth1 DNA segment ACATTTGCTACTTTAATATTTTTGTGTGCTAAATACATACTTAATGGAGTTTTAGATGTTCTTGAAACCCCTAATAGAATTATATCAGCAAGTAGAATACCTCTAGTATCCTTACCATCATCATATTTTACAGCAAATTCAACTGCTTCAACCTTTTTAAAGTACTTATCATCTAGCTTTCTAAGTAAACCTGGTTCTCTTTTAGGTGCTAATCCAAGTTTTTTTATTAATGGCAATAACAGTGGTGTCATAACATCTACAACTGCGACACTATGCTGTTCTGCCTTTGTTACTAAATAATTTTTTAATTCTTCAACAATTATAGTAAATACAATTAATGCATCCTCTTTCTCTGCTCTGTCAACAATTTTATCTATAGTTTCAATGTCACTTACATAAGGAATAATTTTAATTTCTAAATCAACTATATCAAATTGTTTAGTTACTGCTTTTGCTACCTGTTGCGCTGTTTCACCTATTGAATCAGATACCGCGTATATGTTCATTCTTTCCATTTTATCAACCCCCTATTTAACTAGATCAAGCATTACTTTTGTTACATTAGTTTTCGAAATTCTTCCGGTAATAATCATTTTACTACTCAAATCAAATTCAATTATCGGAATACAGTCAACTTCATGCTCAATTATTTTTTCCGCTGCATCAATTATACTTTCATTTTCAGTACAATATACTGCTTTTGGTACTCTTGTCATTATTACTCCTATAGGAATTGTGCTTAAGTCTCCGCCGCCCATAGCTGCCTTCAATAAATCTTTTCTTGATACTATTCCTTTTAAATATTTGTCCTCAACAACGAAAAGAGTTCCTACATTTTCCAAGAAAAGTGTCACAATAGAATCATAAACGCTTGTACCTTCGTTTACTACAACTGGTAAAGATTTAACATCTGCAAGTTTTATATTCATAAGTTTATCTGCTAAATCTTCGTTAGCTTTTGCTTGAGAAATAAAATATCCAACTTTAGGTTTAGCATCAATTATTTTACACATAGATAGAACAGCTAAATCAGGTCTCAAGGTTGCCCTTGTAAGACCTATTTTATCTGCTATTGCTTCACCTGTTATTGGTTGACTTTCTTGTATAATTCTAATTATTTGTTCTTGTCTATTTGATAGTTTAATATTAACATCCCCCTTTCATGTTTGGGAACTTTCTTATTAAAAATTTATTTTTCCACTTATATATTCAACTAATTGATCTATTTTTATTCTTTCTTGTTTCATAGTATCTCGATCTCTAACTGTTACTGCATTATCTTCTAATGAATCAAAATCAAATGTAATACAGAATGGTGTTCCAATTTCATCATGTCTTCTATATCTTTTTCCTATTGCACCGGACTCGTCATAATCAACATTGAAGTGTTTTTGCAAGCTACTAAATAATTCTGTTGCAGGCTCTTTCAATTTTTTAACAAGTGGAAATATTGCAACTTTTATCGGTGCAATTGCTGGATGTAATCTTAAAACAGTTCTAGTTTCATTTCCGTCTAAAATTTCTTCATCATATGCATCAAGCATCAATGCAAGCATAACTCTATCTACACCAACTGAAGGTTCAATACAGTATGGAACATATTTTTCATTAGTTATAGGATCTTGATATTCCATCTTTTCACCAGAAACTTTTGCATGTGCATTTAAATCAAAGTCTGTTCTATCTGCGATACCCCATAATTCACCCCAACCAAATGGGAATAAGTATTCAATATCTGATGTTGCATTGCTATAATGACTTAATTCTTCTTTTTCATGATCCCTAATTCTTAAGTTTTCTTTTTTTAATCCTAAACTATATAAAAATTCTGCAGAATAACTTCTCCAATAGTTAAACCATTCTAAATCTGTACCTGGCTTGCAGAAAAATTCTAATTCCATCTGTTCAAATTCTCTTGTTCTAAAAGTAAAATTACCAGGCGTAATCTCATTTCTAAATGATTTTCCTATTTGACCTATACCAAAAGGAATTTTCTTTCTACATGATCTTTGAACATTCTTAAAGTTTACAAATATACCTTGCGCTGTTTCTGGTCTAAGATATATTTCAGATTTCGAACCATCTGTTACGCCTTGGAAAGTTTTAAACATCAAGTTGAATTGTCTAATACCAGTGTAGTTTAATTTTCCACACTCTGGACAAACTATATTTTTTTCATTTATATATTTTTCCATTTGCTCATTTGACCATCCATCTACAGATTGATCAATATTTTGTGTTCTTAAATAATCTTCGATCAACTTGTCCGCTCTAAAACGTGCTTTGCATTCTTTACAATCCATAAGTGGATCGCTAAAACCACCAACGTGTCCTGATGCTACCCATGTTTGAGGATTCATAAGTATCGCTGCATCAAGACCTACATTGTATGGACTTTCTTGTATAAATTTTTTCCACCAAGCTTTTTTTACGTTATTCTTAATTTCAACTCCAAGCGGACCATAGTCCCAAGTATTTGCAAGTCCTCCGTATATTTCAGAACCCGGAAAAATTATTCCTCTTGATTTAGATAATGCTACAAACTTCTCCAATTTATTTTTTTCAGCTTTTGCCATTTTTTCCTCCAAAATTAAATAATTATTGATAATTAAATATTTTT contains these protein-coding regions:
- a CDS encoding CBS domain-containing protein; translation: MCKIIDAKPKVGYFISQAKANEDLADKLMNIKLADVKSLPVVVNEGTSVYDSIVTLFLENVGTLFVVEDKYLKGIVSRKDLLKAAMGGGDLSTIPIGVIMTRVPKAVYCTENESIIDAAEKIIEHEVDCIPIIEFDLSSKMIITGRISKTNVTKVMLDLVK
- a CDS encoding glycine--tRNA ligase, which gives rise to MAKAEKNKLEKFVALSKSRGIIFPGSEIYGGLANTWDYGPLGVEIKNNVKKAWWKKFIQESPYNVGLDAAILMNPQTWVASGHVGGFSDPLMDCKECKARFRADKLIEDYLRTQNIDQSVDGWSNEQMEKYINEKNIVCPECGKLNYTGIRQFNLMFKTFQGVTDGSKSEIYLRPETAQGIFVNFKNVQRSCRKKIPFGIGQIGKSFRNEITPGNFTFRTREFEQMELEFFCKPGTDLEWFNYWRSYSAEFLYSLGLKKENLRIRDHEKEELSHYSNATSDIEYLFPFGWGELWGIADRTDFDLNAHAKVSGEKMEYQDPITNEKYVPYCIEPSVGVDRVMLALMLDAYDEEILDGNETRTVLRLHPAIAPIKVAIFPLVKKLKEPATELFSSLQKHFNVDYDESGAIGKRYRRHDEIGTPFCITFDFDSLEDNAVTVRDRDTMKQERIKIDQLVEYISGKINF
- a CDS encoding pyruvate, water dikinase regulatory protein; the protein is MERMNIYAVSDSIGETAQQVAKAVTKQFDIVDLEIKIIPYVSDIETIDKIVDRAEKEDALIVFTIIVEELKNYLVTKAEQHSVAVVDVMTPLLLPLIKKLGLAPKREPGLLRKLDDKYFKKVEAVEFAVKYDDGKDTRGILLADIILLGVSRTSKTPLSMYLAHKNIKVANVPLVPEVPIPEELFTISSKKIIGLTIDPDQLNRIRKERLKSLGLKDTANYANMERILQELEYSKMVMKKLNCRIIDTTNKAVEETASMIFDESFEFIK